The Kroppenstedtia pulmonis genome has a segment encoding these proteins:
- the thiC gene encoding phosphomethylpyrimidine synthase ThiC: MTTDLNLNSKSSKVYVQGSRPDLRIPMREIRLTPTTDRFGIEQPNPPVQVYDSSGPYTDPNIKTDVKKGLFPLRREWILERDDVEEYVGRTVRPEDNGENQMGTADPAKDFPGLKRKPLRAKPGKCVTQMHYAKKGIITPEMEFIAVREGVDPEFVRSEVARGRAIIPSNINHPESEPMIIGKNFHVKINANIGNSAVTSSIEEEVDKMTWATRWGADTIMDLSTGKDIHRTREWIIRNSPVPVGTVPIYQALEKVNGEPEKLTWEIYRDTLIEQAEQGVDYFTIHAGVLLRYIPMTTERMTGIVSRGGSIMAAWCLAHHEESFLYTNFREICEIMQAYDISFSLGDGLRPGSIYDANDEAQFAELKTLGELTHIAWEYDVQVMIEGPGHIPMNKIKENVDIQQQICNEAPFYTLGPLTTDIAPGYDHITSAIGAAMIGWYGTSMLCYVTPKEHLGLPNKDDVKEGVITYKIAAHAADLAKGHPRAQIRDDALSKARFEFRWNDQFDLSLDPERARSYHDETLPAEPAKTAHFCSMCGPKFCSMRITQDIRQYAEEEGLSLDAARESGLRQKAKEFREEGYQIYR; this comes from the coding sequence ATGACAACCGATTTGAATTTAAATTCAAAAAGTTCCAAAGTGTATGTGCAAGGCAGCCGACCGGACCTTCGCATTCCTATGAGAGAAATCCGGCTTACACCCACTACTGATCGTTTTGGTATTGAACAACCAAATCCCCCTGTGCAAGTTTATGACAGCAGTGGTCCCTACACAGACCCAAACATCAAAACCGATGTGAAAAAAGGGCTGTTTCCATTGCGCCGGGAGTGGATCCTGGAACGAGATGATGTGGAGGAGTACGTCGGACGCACAGTTCGGCCGGAAGATAACGGGGAGAATCAAATGGGAACGGCGGACCCGGCGAAAGACTTCCCTGGTCTAAAAAGAAAACCTTTACGGGCAAAACCGGGAAAATGCGTTACACAAATGCATTACGCCAAAAAAGGAATCATCACTCCTGAAATGGAGTTTATCGCTGTCAGGGAAGGAGTGGATCCGGAGTTCGTCCGTAGTGAAGTGGCACGGGGACGGGCCATTATTCCTTCCAATATCAATCATCCCGAAAGTGAACCCATGATCATCGGGAAGAATTTCCATGTAAAGATCAATGCCAATATCGGCAACTCTGCTGTCACCTCCTCCATTGAAGAAGAAGTGGATAAAATGACTTGGGCAACCCGTTGGGGTGCAGACACCATCATGGATTTATCCACCGGAAAGGATATCCATCGCACACGGGAATGGATCATTCGCAATTCCCCGGTTCCAGTGGGAACTGTCCCTATTTATCAAGCATTGGAAAAGGTTAATGGAGAACCGGAGAAACTGACCTGGGAGATTTATCGGGACACATTGATTGAACAGGCGGAGCAAGGTGTAGATTACTTTACCATTCATGCCGGTGTCTTGTTGCGATACATTCCCATGACCACCGAACGCATGACCGGCATAGTATCCCGTGGCGGTTCCATCATGGCCGCCTGGTGTCTGGCCCATCACGAAGAGAGCTTCCTTTATACGAATTTTCGGGAGATTTGCGAAATCATGCAAGCTTATGATATCAGCTTCTCCCTTGGAGACGGGCTCCGACCGGGGAGCATCTACGATGCCAATGACGAGGCCCAGTTTGCCGAACTGAAAACCCTGGGTGAGCTGACCCATATCGCCTGGGAGTATGATGTACAAGTAATGATTGAGGGTCCGGGACACATTCCCATGAACAAAATCAAAGAAAATGTGGATATCCAACAACAAATATGCAACGAAGCTCCTTTTTACACCCTGGGGCCTTTAACCACGGACATCGCCCCTGGATATGATCATATTACTTCTGCAATCGGAGCAGCCATGATCGGTTGGTACGGCACATCCATGCTCTGTTATGTCACACCCAAGGAACATCTGGGACTGCCTAACAAGGATGATGTAAAAGAAGGGGTGATCACCTATAAGATCGCCGCCCATGCCGCTGACCTGGCCAAAGGCCATCCCAGAGCACAAATTCGAGATGATGCCTTATCCAAAGCCCGCTTTGAATTTCGTTGGAATGACCAGTTTGATCTGTCCCTGGATCCGGAACGTGCCCGATCCTACCATGATGAAACTCTGCCTGCAGAACCGGCCAAAACCGCCCATTTCTGTTCCATGTGCGGTCCCAAGTTTTGCAGCATGCGTATCACCCAGGATATCCGTCAATATGCTGAAGAAGAGGGTCTCAGTTTGGACGCTGCCAGAGAGAGCGGACTGCGGCAAAAAGCGAAGGAGTTTCGGGAAGAAGGATATCAAATTTATCGCTGA
- a CDS encoding ATP-binding cassette domain-containing protein has protein sequence MRIEWSHLNKVYVEQAEGIRDRRSHHPKKRPGLLDFTASVRKGITALLGPAGAGKSTLLRITAVASVPDDGRVTYQTEDKERYVWSKGVAAMGGSPSMDILRSRIGYVPQQKRSNQDISMEEALSYLAQSYRIVQPRKYSAEMIARWGLAGFRKEPLCELPESVISRYFLVRSLMMDPDIWLLDEPTKALDSWGMHLLGEELERRRSHSIILIATNDLKLAEVADDLLLMDQGGCRRFGKRKYVTAGVPDGTVASWYKVMHTFSRQRRFR, from the coding sequence TTGCGAATTGAGTGGTCTCACTTGAACAAAGTTTATGTCGAACAAGCGGAAGGAATTCGTGATCGCCGCTCCCACCATCCCAAAAAACGTCCCGGACTTCTGGATTTCACTGCTAGTGTCCGTAAAGGAATTACTGCGCTACTGGGTCCTGCTGGTGCCGGCAAGAGTACCCTTTTGCGGATTACAGCTGTGGCTTCAGTGCCGGACGACGGTCGGGTCACTTATCAGACAGAGGACAAAGAACGGTATGTCTGGTCTAAAGGTGTTGCGGCAATGGGAGGTTCCCCATCCATGGATATCTTGAGGAGTCGAATCGGTTATGTTCCGCAGCAAAAGCGCTCCAATCAGGATATTTCCATGGAAGAAGCTTTGTCTTATCTGGCTCAATCATATCGGATTGTACAACCCCGAAAGTACTCCGCTGAGATGATTGCCCGTTGGGGATTGGCGGGTTTTCGGAAGGAGCCTTTATGTGAACTTCCGGAGTCTGTCATCAGCCGTTATTTTTTGGTACGGAGTCTGATGATGGACCCTGATATTTGGTTATTGGATGAACCGACTAAGGCGTTGGATTCCTGGGGAATGCATCTTCTGGGCGAGGAGTTGGAGCGTCGTCGTTCTCACAGTATCATCCTCATTGCAACCAATGATTTGAAACTGGCAGAAGTGGCAGATGATTTGCTGTTGATGGATCAAGGGGGATGTCGTCGGTTCGGAAAACGAAAATATGTAACGGCTGGAGTTCCTGACGGTACTGTAGCTTCCTGGTATAAAGTGATGCATACTTTTTCCCGTCAGAGGCGGTTCAGATAG
- a CDS encoding sulfite oxidase: MKRDQTKPLQRTIVTAEPDNCETPIHDTQDFLTPKNLFYKRNHFPYPSHPSFSWPLIIEGKVKKKRSFSESQLRAMPSRSLVTVMECAGNKRTSFSPKPKGLPWGDGAISQGKWKGVSLSHLLKLTGIDSSVKEVIFQGADQLNGVCYERSLPLDKALHRDTLIAYEMNDDPIPFHHGYPYRVIVPDWYAMASVKWLTRIILTDQVFTGPFQTDDYLYIPKPETNSKPIPVREKRVNTIIQEPRHLDILSMGIHTIRGIAWSGTGMITRVEVSVDEGNRWEEAEFISHDHHPYAWKYWKWDWEISRQGIYNIWIRATDSSGRIQPEKPKWNQLGYGYNGYANIQVTAVEDQT; this comes from the coding sequence ATGAAAAGGGATCAAACGAAGCCGTTGCAACGAACCATTGTCACTGCAGAGCCGGATAATTGCGAAACGCCAATCCATGATACACAGGATTTCTTAACCCCCAAAAACCTGTTTTACAAGCGAAATCATTTTCCTTATCCCTCCCATCCATCCTTCTCCTGGCCTTTGATTATTGAAGGAAAGGTGAAGAAAAAGCGTTCCTTCTCTGAATCCCAATTACGAGCCATGCCTTCCCGTTCATTGGTCACTGTCATGGAATGCGCAGGGAACAAACGCACCTCATTCAGTCCAAAACCCAAGGGTCTGCCTTGGGGAGACGGGGCGATCAGTCAAGGAAAATGGAAAGGAGTCTCATTGAGTCATCTCCTGAAACTTACCGGTATCGATTCATCAGTCAAAGAGGTGATTTTCCAAGGAGCAGATCAATTAAATGGAGTCTGTTATGAAAGAAGTCTCCCTTTGGATAAAGCACTCCACAGGGATACGTTGATTGCCTATGAGATGAACGATGACCCGATTCCTTTCCATCATGGATACCCTTATCGGGTAATCGTACCTGATTGGTATGCCATGGCCTCCGTAAAATGGTTGACTCGGATTATTCTCACGGATCAGGTCTTTACAGGTCCATTTCAGACGGATGATTATCTGTATATTCCGAAACCGGAAACCAATTCGAAACCGATTCCGGTACGGGAAAAAAGAGTAAACACCATCATTCAGGAACCTCGCCATCTCGACATTCTGTCAATGGGGATTCATACGATCCGCGGTATTGCCTGGAGTGGTACCGGCATGATCACCCGTGTAGAGGTAAGTGTGGATGAAGGAAATCGTTGGGAAGAGGCAGAGTTCATTTCACATGATCATCATCCGTATGCCTGGAAATATTGGAAATGGGATTGGGAAATATCCAGACAGGGAATCTACAATATCTGGATACGGGCAACAGATTCTTCAGGAAGGATTCAACCGGAAAAGCCGAAATGGAATCAATTGGGGTACGGATATAACGGGTATGCCAACATTCAGGTAACGGCAGTGGAAGACCAGACTTAA
- a CDS encoding YezD family protein: MKQRVPASILDQITSALKEIEYGTVQITLHQGKVVQIDRTEKVRFSSKILPTDPRLLR, encoded by the coding sequence TTGAAGCAGAGAGTTCCTGCCTCCATTTTGGATCAGATCACTTCGGCCCTGAAGGAAATAGAGTATGGGACGGTCCAGATTACTCTCCATCAAGGAAAAGTGGTGCAAATCGACCGAACTGAAAAAGTTCGATTCTCTTCCAAGATACTCCCTACAGACCCCCGCTTGCTTCGGTAA
- a CDS encoding VOC family protein: MGILRLHHVQITVPKGSEEEARRFYSGILGLKEIPKPPSLSGRGGFWLQLGEMEIHIGTENDVDRNRTKAHIAFQVDNLDVWRHRLTDAGAPILDSIPIPGWERFELRDPFGNRLEMIQRI; the protein is encoded by the coding sequence ATGGGCATTCTTCGCCTCCATCATGTACAAATCACCGTTCCAAAGGGCAGTGAAGAGGAAGCCCGGCGCTTTTACAGCGGCATCCTGGGGCTGAAGGAAATCCCCAAGCCCCCCTCCCTTTCCGGGCGGGGCGGCTTCTGGCTTCAACTGGGAGAGATGGAGATTCACATCGGTACTGAAAACGATGTCGATCGTAATCGGACCAAGGCTCATATCGCCTTTCAAGTGGATAACCTGGATGTCTGGCGACACCGGCTTACTGATGCCGGAGCCCCGATTCTGGATTCCATCCCCATCCCCGGCTGGGAACGTTTCGAGCTGCGGGACCCTTTTGGAAATCGACTTGAAATGATTCAACGAATATAA
- the acnA gene encoding aconitate hydratase AcnA — protein MSQKDLYGVSTNLTVNGKDYRYYRLAGLEEQGVGNISRLPFSIKVLLEAAVRQYDGHSVTQDHILQLARWADGQDKKEVAFKPARIVLQDFTGVPAVVDLAALRSAMERVGGDPNRINPLIPVDLVIDHSVMVDRFGTEDALEYNMNREFERNEERYRLLRWAKEAFDNFQAVPPATGIVHQVNLEYLAKVAATREVDGVTEVFPDSLVGTDSHTTMINGLGVVGWGVGGIEAEAGMLGQPLYFLTPEVIGFKLTGKLAEGATATDLALTVTQILRQKGVVGKFVEFYGSGLSNISLADRATVANMSPEYGATVGFFPVDEESLNYLRNTGRDEEQIQLVKEYYQAQGMFRTDDTPDPVFTDTIELDLSTVKPSLAGPRRPQDRIELKEMKKSWNETLTKPIEEGGFGVKETSQKVKVESEGKTFELDNGSVVIAAITSCTNTSNPSVMLGAALVAHKAVEKGLTVPPYVKTSLTPGSKVVTEYLLKSGMMDSLNKLGFTLAGYGCATCIGNSGPLPEAISKAINDNDLTVASVLSGNRNFEGRIHPDVKANYLASPPLVVAYALAGTVDIDFETDPIGYDSDNNPVYFKDIWPSNEEIMKTVEASMNADQFREQYARVFDANERWNQMDTPTGELYDWDGNSTYIQEPPFFVNLSPDLEPIQEIKGARALALLNDSVTTDHISPAGAIAPNSPAGKYLKEHDVQPRDFNSYGSRRGNDRIMTRGTFANIRIRNQMVPGTEGGFTKYIPTGETMAIYDAAMKYKEDNTPLVVLAGKEYGTGSSRDWAAKGTNLLGVKAVIAESFERIHRSNLVGMGVLPLQFDEDSWKSLGLTGDESFDILGLNDEVQPFQKLDVKATKADGSTVTFKAIVRLDSQVDVEYYKNGGILQTVLRQFLKEGSKA, from the coding sequence ATGTCTCAAAAAGACCTTTACGGCGTTAGCACCAACTTAACCGTTAACGGTAAGGATTATCGTTATTACCGTTTGGCTGGTTTGGAAGAGCAAGGTGTCGGTAACATTTCCCGCCTGCCTTTCTCCATCAAGGTTCTGTTGGAAGCCGCCGTCCGTCAATACGACGGTCATTCCGTCACTCAGGATCATATTCTGCAATTGGCCCGTTGGGCAGACGGACAGGATAAGAAAGAAGTTGCCTTTAAACCGGCCCGAATCGTATTGCAGGACTTTACCGGCGTTCCTGCCGTGGTGGACCTGGCTGCCCTCCGTTCCGCCATGGAACGAGTGGGAGGGGATCCTAACCGTATCAACCCCCTCATTCCCGTGGACCTGGTTATTGACCACTCCGTGATGGTAGACAGATTCGGAACCGAAGATGCCCTGGAATACAACATGAACCGGGAATTTGAACGAAACGAAGAACGTTATCGCCTTCTTCGCTGGGCCAAAGAAGCCTTTGACAACTTCCAGGCCGTTCCTCCGGCCACTGGTATCGTACACCAGGTGAATCTGGAATATCTGGCCAAGGTAGCTGCCACCCGGGAAGTGGACGGGGTTACGGAAGTTTTCCCGGATTCTCTGGTGGGTACTGACTCCCATACCACGATGATCAACGGTCTCGGTGTTGTCGGTTGGGGTGTCGGCGGTATCGAGGCAGAGGCGGGTATGCTGGGACAGCCGCTTTATTTCCTGACACCTGAGGTTATCGGATTCAAATTGACCGGCAAGCTGGCTGAAGGAGCCACAGCCACGGACTTGGCTCTGACTGTCACGCAAATTTTGCGTCAAAAGGGTGTTGTCGGCAAGTTTGTGGAATTTTACGGTTCAGGACTGTCCAACATCAGTTTGGCTGACCGGGCCACCGTGGCCAATATGTCTCCGGAATACGGAGCCACCGTCGGTTTCTTCCCGGTAGACGAAGAATCCCTGAACTATCTGCGGAATACCGGACGGGATGAAGAACAGATTCAACTGGTGAAGGAATATTATCAGGCCCAGGGTATGTTCCGCACTGACGATACACCGGACCCGGTATTTACCGATACCATCGAGTTGGATCTGTCCACTGTCAAACCCAGTCTGGCCGGACCCCGACGTCCCCAAGACCGGATTGAGCTTAAAGAGATGAAGAAAAGCTGGAACGAAACCTTGACGAAACCCATTGAAGAAGGTGGTTTCGGAGTCAAGGAAACTTCCCAAAAGGTGAAAGTGGAATCGGAAGGAAAGACATTTGAACTGGATAACGGATCTGTGGTCATCGCTGCCATTACCAGTTGTACCAACACATCTAACCCTTCCGTGATGCTGGGAGCGGCACTGGTTGCCCACAAAGCGGTGGAAAAAGGATTAACCGTCCCCCCCTATGTCAAAACCAGTTTGACTCCAGGCTCCAAAGTTGTTACCGAATACCTGCTCAAATCCGGCATGATGGATTCTCTGAACAAATTAGGATTTACTCTGGCCGGTTATGGCTGTGCCACCTGTATCGGAAACAGTGGCCCACTGCCGGAAGCCATCAGCAAAGCCATTAATGACAATGACCTGACTGTGGCATCTGTACTGTCCGGAAACCGGAACTTTGAAGGCCGGATTCATCCTGACGTAAAAGCCAACTACCTCGCCTCTCCACCCTTGGTAGTTGCCTACGCTCTGGCCGGAACCGTGGACATCGACTTTGAGACAGATCCCATCGGATACGATTCAGACAACAATCCCGTCTATTTCAAAGACATCTGGCCCAGTAATGAAGAAATTATGAAAACCGTGGAAGCATCGATGAATGCTGACCAGTTCCGGGAACAATATGCACGGGTCTTCGACGCCAACGAACGTTGGAACCAAATGGATACCCCCACTGGCGAGCTGTACGATTGGGATGGAAACTCCACCTATATCCAGGAGCCTCCCTTCTTTGTCAACTTGTCGCCGGATCTTGAGCCGATTCAAGAGATCAAAGGTGCCCGTGCCCTGGCTCTGCTGAATGACTCGGTTACGACAGACCACATTTCACCTGCCGGAGCCATCGCACCCAACAGCCCCGCCGGCAAGTATCTGAAAGAGCACGACGTTCAACCCCGTGACTTCAACTCTTACGGCTCTCGACGCGGAAACGACCGTATCATGACACGGGGGACCTTTGCCAACATCCGAATCCGGAATCAGATGGTACCGGGAACGGAAGGCGGCTTTACCAAGTACATTCCCACAGGGGAAACCATGGCCATCTATGATGCAGCGATGAAGTACAAAGAAGATAACACACCCTTGGTGGTTCTCGCCGGTAAAGAATACGGAACCGGAAGCTCCCGGGACTGGGCAGCCAAAGGAACCAATCTCTTGGGGGTCAAAGCGGTTATCGCCGAAAGCTTCGAGCGTATTCACCGTAGCAACCTGGTGGGAATGGGTGTACTCCCGTTGCAATTTGACGAAGACAGCTGGAAGTCCCTGGGACTGACAGGGGATGAAAGCTTTGACATTCTGGGATTGAATGACGAAGTACAACCATTCCAGAAACTTGACGTGAAAGCTACCAAAGCCGACGGCTCCACAGTGACGTTTAAAGCCATCGTCCGTCTGGACAGTCAAGTGGATGTCGAGTACTACAAAAACGGTGGTATTCTGCAAACCGTGTTGCGTCAATTCCTGAAAGAGGGGTCCAAAGCCTAA
- a CDS encoding IclR family transcriptional regulator has product MEGKKTVRAAERALDILLCFTKQKEISLTEIARMTELNKSTVFRLLATLEEKGFLIRNSETEKYKLGLRIWELTANLSRTDDPALLFLPEMEKLRDELEETVSLYIRDGCERIRVQAVESLQAIRRVAPLGARMPLAVGASSKILVAFADPQEQTAILEDASWPNSVDREQYRRQLDEIHRLGYATSVEEREAGTSAVSVPILDHSGRIVAALAVSGPVARLTLDRMKKVVPQVLKAAERMEKMMFS; this is encoded by the coding sequence ATGGAAGGGAAAAAGACCGTTCGTGCAGCTGAGCGCGCTTTGGACATCCTGTTATGTTTTACTAAACAAAAAGAAATCAGCCTTACAGAAATCGCCAGGATGACGGAATTAAACAAAAGCACAGTTTTCCGTCTGTTGGCAACCCTGGAAGAGAAGGGGTTTCTCATACGAAATTCCGAGACGGAAAAATATAAATTGGGACTTCGAATCTGGGAGCTTACCGCCAATTTATCCCGGACAGATGATCCGGCACTTTTATTTTTACCGGAAATGGAGAAACTTCGGGATGAATTGGAGGAAACGGTTAGTCTGTATATCCGGGATGGATGTGAACGAATTCGGGTGCAGGCGGTGGAAAGCTTACAAGCGATTCGAAGAGTGGCTCCCTTGGGAGCCCGTATGCCTCTGGCAGTGGGGGCCTCCAGTAAGATTTTGGTAGCTTTTGCCGATCCCCAGGAACAAACGGCTATTTTGGAGGATGCTTCTTGGCCGAACTCCGTGGACCGTGAGCAATACCGGCGTCAACTGGATGAAATTCACCGATTGGGTTATGCCACCAGTGTGGAAGAACGGGAGGCGGGGACCTCCGCGGTTTCCGTGCCCATTCTGGATCATTCCGGAAGGATTGTCGCCGCATTGGCAGTCTCCGGGCCGGTGGCTCGTCTCACCCTGGATCGGATGAAAAAAGTGGTTCCCCAAGTATTGAAAGCGGCGGAACGGATGGAAAAGATGATGTTTTCCTAG
- the msrB gene encoding peptide-methionine (R)-S-oxide reductase MsrB, with protein MSKQEELKKKLTPMQYEVTQKNGTEPPFRNEFWNHDEEGIYVDIVSGEPLFSSRDKFDSGCGWPSFTKPLREENIVEKDDRSFNMIRTEVRSKEADSHLGHVFNDGPGPTGLRYCINSAALRFIPKEDLEKEGYGQYRSWLEKGESD; from the coding sequence ATGTCCAAACAAGAGGAACTGAAGAAAAAACTGACACCGATGCAGTATGAGGTAACACAAAAAAATGGAACAGAACCTCCCTTTCGTAATGAGTTCTGGAATCACGATGAAGAAGGGATCTATGTGGATATTGTGTCCGGGGAGCCGTTATTTAGTTCCCGGGATAAATTTGATTCCGGCTGTGGGTGGCCCAGTTTTACCAAACCCCTTCGGGAAGAAAATATCGTGGAAAAGGATGATCGCAGCTTCAATATGATTCGTACAGAAGTCCGGAGCAAGGAAGCTGATTCCCATTTGGGACATGTGTTCAACGATGGCCCTGGTCCAACGGGCCTGCGTTATTGCATCAATTCCGCGGCATTACGGTTTATTCCCAAAGAGGATCTGGAAAAAGAGGGGTATGGTCAGTACCGGTCATGGCTGGAAAAAGGGGAGTCTGACTGA
- a CDS encoding cytochrome C oxidase subunit IV family protein, translating into MPHRQESTRHKESTTQYLSSFGWMLMLTAVAFLFVGTGYFPTRFTLIAILILAVIQGLFQFITFMHLDRRHQLVILFLISGLGLSVIFALGIWLM; encoded by the coding sequence ATGCCTCACCGACAGGAATCAACCCGGCATAAAGAAAGCACCACCCAGTATCTTTCATCCTTCGGTTGGATGCTGATGTTGACAGCAGTGGCCTTCCTCTTTGTGGGAACAGGCTATTTCCCAACCCGGTTTACACTGATAGCAATCCTGATACTCGCCGTTATCCAAGGTTTGTTTCAGTTCATTACCTTTATGCACTTGGATCGCCGTCATCAACTTGTTATTCTTTTTTTGATCAGTGGACTTGGATTAAGTGTTATTTTCGCCTTGGGAATATGGCTGATGTAA
- a CDS encoding arylamine N-acetyltransferase family protein: MVTQTYLERIGISEVKDANLQTLHELQEQHLYTVPFENIDIQIGKPIILDPDTIYDKVVLNRRGGFCYELNSLFGSLLRKLGFQVTMISGRVSTPSGGFGPEHDHMALIVCVDDHDYLVDVGFGDSCRVPLPLSGDKREDISGSYRIRPKHGHPGQYKLEKRINKRWLTEYLFRTTPKKLEDFTLMCQHHQISPTSTFLRNWICSIATPEGRISVSDDFLTITQNGKKNKLRVRDKEHRKILIQKYFSIQIQESSIKE, encoded by the coding sequence GTGGTTACTCAAACGTATTTAGAGCGAATCGGTATATCAGAGGTAAAGGATGCGAACCTTCAGACCTTGCATGAATTACAAGAACAACACTTATATACAGTCCCCTTCGAAAATATAGATATTCAAATAGGGAAACCCATTATCCTGGACCCGGATACCATATACGACAAAGTTGTTCTGAACCGGCGCGGGGGTTTTTGTTATGAATTAAACAGTTTATTTGGTTCATTGTTGAGGAAATTAGGGTTCCAGGTCACCATGATATCCGGCCGGGTCAGTACACCATCCGGCGGATTCGGCCCTGAGCATGATCATATGGCACTGATTGTATGTGTGGACGATCACGATTATCTGGTAGATGTGGGTTTTGGGGACAGTTGCCGGGTTCCCCTGCCTTTGTCAGGGGATAAAAGAGAAGATATAAGCGGATCCTACCGGATTCGACCCAAACATGGTCACCCTGGACAATACAAACTGGAAAAGCGGATCAATAAGCGTTGGTTGACAGAATACCTATTTCGAACCACACCCAAAAAGTTAGAGGATTTTACTTTGATGTGTCAACACCATCAAATCTCCCCCACCTCCACCTTTCTTCGAAATTGGATCTGTTCCATCGCCACTCCTGAAGGGAGAATATCCGTTTCTGATGACTTCCTCACAATCACTCAGAACGGAAAAAAGAACAAACTGCGGGTCCGAGACAAAGAGCATCGAAAAATACTGATCCAGAAGTATTTTTCAATTCAGATTCAGGAATCCTCAATCAAGGAATAA
- a CDS encoding HAD family hydrolase: protein MLKAVLFDFDGTLADTLPAIFHTFRESFRTYLGQEPTDQEILSRFGPPEEEILCREIDDTHVEEAMEHFYRLYRDQHSGLVRSHPPIIQLLQWLKQMNIPVGIVTGKGRRSAKISLELLGMEDLYDSLITGTEVNRYKPDPEGIIIAMEELGCPPGQGVYIGDSDVDIRAGKAAGLLTVGVCWFHQDQNHQFQPVPDKVCHEVSDLHDWLRLQLD, encoded by the coding sequence ATGCTCAAAGCTGTTCTTTTTGATTTTGATGGTACCTTGGCCGATACACTGCCTGCCATCTTTCACACATTTCGTGAATCCTTCCGTACTTATCTTGGTCAAGAACCCACGGACCAAGAAATCCTCAGCCGTTTTGGACCTCCAGAAGAAGAAATACTGTGCCGGGAAATAGACGATACTCACGTGGAAGAAGCCATGGAGCATTTTTACCGTCTGTATCGAGACCAACACTCCGGGTTGGTTCGCTCCCATCCTCCTATCATTCAGCTCCTTCAATGGCTGAAACAAATGAATATTCCCGTGGGAATCGTCACCGGCAAAGGACGACGTAGTGCAAAGATCTCCCTGGAACTGTTGGGTATGGAAGATTTGTATGATTCACTGATCACCGGAACGGAAGTGAACCGTTATAAACCGGATCCCGAAGGCATTATCATCGCCATGGAGGAACTGGGCTGTCCTCCAGGACAGGGTGTTTATATCGGAGACAGCGATGTCGACATTCGAGCCGGAAAAGCGGCAGGCCTTTTAACTGTAGGAGTCTGCTGGTTTCACCAAGATCAGAATCATCAGTTTCAACCCGTCCCGGATAAAGTTTGTCATGAAGTGTCCGATTTACATGACTGGCTTCGACTCCAATTGGACTAG
- a CDS encoding BrxA/BrxB family bacilliredoxin gives MAQDFYIQQMQMMVQPMRDELTRIGFEELKTPEEVEKALEGEGAQGTTLIVINSVCGCAAGLARPAAAHSLNHDKKPEHLYTVFAGQDKEATAKARTYFEGYPPSSPSFALMKDGKLVHMVQRHEIEDRSLEEISANLTSAYDQYCD, from the coding sequence ATGGCACAAGACTTTTATATTCAACAAATGCAAATGATGGTTCAGCCGATGCGGGATGAACTGACCCGGATCGGGTTTGAAGAATTAAAGACACCGGAAGAGGTGGAAAAAGCCCTGGAAGGGGAAGGTGCACAGGGAACCACCCTCATCGTGATCAACTCCGTTTGCGGATGTGCGGCAGGACTGGCCCGGCCCGCAGCCGCCCATTCTTTAAACCACGATAAAAAGCCGGAACATCTGTATACCGTGTTTGCTGGTCAAGATAAGGAAGCCACGGCTAAGGCCCGTACCTACTTTGAGGGATATCCCCCCTCCTCTCCCTCCTTCGCCCTGATGAAGGACGGGAAGTTGGTGCATATGGTACAACGTCACGAAATTGAGGACCGAAGTCTGGAGGAAATCTCAGCGAACCTGACCAGCGCATACGATCAGTATTGCGACTAA